One genomic window of Corythoichthys intestinalis isolate RoL2023-P3 chromosome 18, ASM3026506v1, whole genome shotgun sequence includes the following:
- the LOC130906331 gene encoding uncharacterized protein LOC130906331 isoform X3, translated as MSDVSQVHRPERQESARMEEEEVEESPYIMKVVEEFVHIKEEQEEHFITVENPNIEEQQRPHPFKEEDPPYVKVEVVDIPKWSGEPVKGEYGGPSEASRGAETPSGSSSSSKEGFQADNLTARPSESDDFTSYSVFYTQTTHSR; from the coding sequence ATGTCAGTCAAGTGCATCGTCCTGAACGCCAGGAGTCTGCTCGgatggaagaagaggaggtggaAGAGTCGCCATACATCATGAAGGTGGTGGAAGAATTCGTTCACATtaaagaggagcaggaggagcATTTCATTACAGTTGAGAACCCCAACATTGAGGAGCAGCAGCGACCTCATCCTTTTAAAGAGGAGGATCCTCCATATGTTAAAGTGGAGGTGGTGGACATCCCCAAGTGGAGTGGTGAGCCCGTGAAGGGTGAATATGGAGGTCCGAGTGAGGCCAGCAGAGGGGCGGAGACTCCTAGTGGCAGCAGCAGCAGTTCAAAAGAAGGATTCCAAGCAGACAACCTCACCGCTCGACCATCAGAGAGTGACGACTTCACATCATACTCGGTGTTCT